Proteins encoded by one window of Leishmania major strain Friedlin complete genome, chromosome 9:
- a CDS encoding SLA/LP autoantigen-like protein: protein MDDRSLKLAEDFVSARYIDAGRESLRSTARILRSILAQRCCPDEGLTDAAIELILRQLSLMDTNNFARHVGGGEREGRVVSALVRMRHFHLTHGVGRSGDLFSEQPKAAGSSLLYKITNVLMLDLIRQAGAPSTAAAVVVPMATGMTLALVLRCVAKTHMKELMKEAEAVQLQRTATKDSTSAASAAPAQEPPMSEADRGRHGRTSLPVPATPRYVIWPRIDQKTALKCIDAAGLVPVPVQLRPAVPLARSAALCASTNRDSLDRGQDSIGSPSTPTSSSSLFLECHVDDVAAAVSAVGGPSQVVCVLSTTSCFAPRLPDNTVAIAQYCKKAGIPYVVNNAYGVQSRRIMTRLDAAQRLGRVDFVVQSGDKNFLVPVGGSIICSSDKERCKAVTALYAGRASMSPIVDLFITALSLGRRGMQALWSDRYKCRARLIRQLRVFARERREVLLVDDTDDDKADEDTVGGSQKTSNAAAPRNDISVAVTMRAYGLPAAEASSSGAQRGSEQVGKVTNWAAARALGAQLFRSAVTGPRVITPAPSTPTTIAGCTFRNYGMHQDREPPCPLLVIACGIGMSESEGDALMARLRDLWPVPT from the coding sequence ATGGATGATCGATCGCTAAAGCTGGCAGAGGACTTCGTCTCGGCGCGTTACATCGACGCGGGCCGCGAGTCGTTGCGGTCAACGGCCCGCATCCTGCGCTCCATCctggcgcagcgctgctgcccagaTGAAGGTCTCACCGATGCCGCCATCGAGCTCATTCTTCGCCAACTTTCGCTCATGGACACGAACAACTTCGCGCGCCacgtcggtggcggcgagcgCGAGGGCCGCGTCGTCTCTGCCCTCGTTCGCATGCGACACTTCCACCTCACGCACGGCGTTGGGCGCTCCGGCGACTTGTTCAGCGAGCAGCCGAAAGCGGCCGGGTCGTCACTGCTATACAAGATAACGAACGTGCTTATGCTTGATCTGATACGCCAGGCCGGTGCCCCCTCGACcgcagccgcggtggtggtgccgatggcgaccggcatgacgctggcgctggtgcttCGGTGTGTGGCGAAGACGCACATGAAAGAGCTGATGAAGGAGGCagaagcggtgcagctgcaacGCACTGCGACGAAGGACTCGACGAGCGCAGCGTCAGCTGCCCCAGCACAGGAGCCGCCAATGAGCGAGGCTGATCGTGGTAGGCATGGCCGCACATCTCTGCCAGTCccggcaacgccgcgctACGTCATATGGCCTCGCATTGATCAAAAGACAGCCCTCAAGTGTATCGACGCGGCGGGgctggtgccggtgccggtACAGCTACGGCCGGCTGTGCCGCTGGCACGCTCTGCTGCCCTCTGCGCCAGCACCAACAGGGATAGCCTCGACCGTGGCCAAGACAGCATTGgctcgccgtcgacgccaacgtcctcgtcgtcgttgttCCTCGAGTGCCACGTGGACGACGTAGCCGCGGCCGTGAGCGCCGTTGGCGGCCCGTCGCAGGTAGTCTGTGTGCTCTCCACGACcagctgcttcgcgccacgCCTGCCAGACAACACAGTCGCCATTGCTCAGTACTGCAAGAAGGCTGGCATCCCCTATGTGGTGAACAACGCGTACGGGGTGCAGAGCCGCCGCATTATGACTCGCCttgacgcggcgcagcgactgggGCGGGTGGACTTTGTGGTTCAGTCCGGTGACAAGAACTTTCTGGTCCCAGTGGGCGGCTCCATCATCTGCTCCAGCGACAAGGAGCGCTGCAAGGCCGTGACAGCCCTCTACGCCGGTCGCGCGAGCATGAGCCCCATCGTCGACCTCTTCATCACCGCCTTGAGCCTCGGCCGGCGCGGCATGCAGGCCTTGTGGAGCGATCGCTACAAGTGCCGTGCGCGGCTGAtccggcagctgcgcgtgtTCGCGCGCGAGCGAAGGGAAGTGCTGCTGGTCGACGACACTGACGACGACAAGGCCGACGAGGATACCGTAGGTGGGTCGCAAAAGACCTCCAATGCTGCCGCGCCCCGTAACGACATCAGTGTCGCTGTCACCATGCGCGCCTACGGCCTTCCTGCCGCGGAagccagcagcagtggtgccCAACGTGGGTCGGAGCAGGTGGGGAAGGTGACAAACTGGGCGGCCGCCCGCGCTCTCGGCGCGCAACTCTTCCGCAGCGCAGTCACCGGCCCTCGCGTCATCACTCCAGCACCGTCCACCCCAACCACGATTGCCGGCTGCACGTTCAGGAATTACGGCATGCATCAAGACAGGGAGCCGCCGTGCCCGCTGCTGGTGATCGCCTGCGGCATCGGCATGTCGGAGTCTGAAGGGGATGCTCTGATGGCGCGCCTTCGCGACCTGTGGCCTGTTCCTACATGA
- the EF1G gene encoding elongation factor-1 gamma: MTYKLLAPLHPESARAQKIMVAAAYANVDVELKVCQYGQENETPEFARNCSPCMRFPSMQTEEGYLFESNAIMRHIARVEKSGAKLYGATPFESSQVDMWLDFASSELDAHNTPYLMETFAGIPAPESAMATLEESLAGLELWLETRTFLVGERMTVADISVAFALQWVYRMNVKHGEELTKKYRNAYRLYNTVMQQPKTVEVLKQWGATFGPAKAPKKAAEAKPKEGKKPKEAVEDEEEQPAKEEKKSNPLDALPPSSFVLDAYKREYSNTDTRTVAAPYFFEHYDAEGYTCFWARYKYNEDNKKQFMTANLVRGWFQRMEHVRKYAFGVALIIGEDAAHELVSFWVFRGKGMPEIVSEVVDTELFEWEEIKDVQAAKEKITDYLCWEGPTIPRPVLEGRCFK; the protein is encoded by the coding sequence ATGACCTACAAGctcctcgcccccctccatccggagagcgcgcgcgcccagAAGATAATGGTTGCCGCCGCGTACGCCAACGTCGACGTCGAGCTCAAGGTGTGCCAGTACGGCCAGGAGAACGAGACGCCCGAGTTTGCGCGCAACTGCAGCCCGTGCATGCGCTTCCCCTCCATGCAGACGGAGGAGGGCTACCTCTTCGAGTCCAACGCCATCATGCGCCACATCGCCCGTGtggagaagagcggcgcGAAGCTGTACGGCGCCACACCCTTCGAGAGCAGCCAGGTCGACATGTGGCTTGacttcgcctccagcgagCTCGATGCGCACAACACGCCGTACCTGATGGAGACCTTCGCCGGCATTCCGGCCCCGGAGAGCGCCATggcgacgctggaggagagcCTTGCGGGCCTGGAGCTGTGGCTGGAGACCCGCACCTTCCTCGTCGGCGAGCGCATGACCGTGGCCGACATCTCCGTCGCCTTTGCGCTGCAGTGGGTGTACCGCATGAACGTGAAGCACGGCGAGGAGCTGACGAAGAAGTACCGCAACGCGTACCGCCTGTACAACACGGTGATGCAGCAGCCCAAgacggtggaggtgctgaagcAGTGGGGCGCGACGTTCGGCCCGGCGAAGGCGCCGAAGAAggccgcggaggcgaagcccaaggaggggaagaagccgaaggaggcggtggaggacgaggaggagcagccggcgaaggaggagaagaaaTCGAACCCGCtggacgcgctgccgccgagcagCTTCGTGCTGGACGCCTACAAGCGCGAGTACAGCAACACCGACACTCgaacggtggcggcgccgtacTTCTTCGAGCACTACGATGCGGAGGGCTACACGTGCTTCTGGGCACGCTACAAGTACAACGAGGATAACAAGAAGCAGTTCATGACAGCCAACCTTGTGCGCGGCTGGTTCCAGCGCATGGAGCACGTGCGCAAGTACGCCTTCGGCGTCGCGCTTATCATCGGCGAGGACGCAGCGCACGAGCTGGTGAGCTTCTGGGTGTTCCGCGGCAAGGGCATGCCGGAGATCGTGAGCGAAGTGGTGGACACGGAGTTGTTCGAGTGGGAGGAGATCAAGGACGTGCAGGCGGCGAAGGAAAAGATCACGGACTACCTATGCTGGGAGGGCCCGACGATCCCGCGCCCGGTGCTGGAGGGCCGCTGCTTCAAGTAA